One stretch of Lacrimispora sphenoides DNA includes these proteins:
- a CDS encoding carbohydrate ABC transporter permease translates to MTHKIRSGKRRSKEDIIFDSIVYIIIILICMATILPCMQVLTISLSPNEVAGKYGLHLFPVKISLEGFKKVLDYPLIWTSYGNTITRSLLGTFITQVLLVLGAYPLAKPYLPNRKLWTILIIFTMYFSGGIVPDYLLVVKYLKLKNTIWSMVLPGAVNAYTLIIVRNFFEGIPASLEESARIDGASEMKILMSIVLPLSKPVLATTSLWSLVYHWNSWFDCMLYIPDQSKYVLQMVLRNILIQGQIQDVGAAAAGAVNNETMKMATLVVSVIPIIAIYPFLQKYFVQGVMVGAVKE, encoded by the coding sequence ATGACTCATAAAATACGTTCGGGAAAACGCAGATCAAAAGAAGACATCATTTTTGATTCCATCGTATATATCATTATTATCCTCATCTGTATGGCTACTATTTTGCCCTGTATGCAGGTGCTTACTATTTCTTTAAGCCCCAACGAGGTGGCCGGCAAATACGGCCTGCACTTATTTCCGGTAAAAATTTCATTAGAGGGTTTTAAAAAGGTATTAGACTACCCCCTTATCTGGACTTCCTATGGAAATACCATTACCCGTTCCCTTTTAGGTACATTCATTACTCAGGTGTTATTAGTTCTCGGAGCATATCCGCTTGCAAAGCCCTATCTGCCTAATCGAAAATTGTGGACCATACTCATTATCTTCACTATGTATTTTAGCGGCGGTATCGTTCCGGATTATTTACTGGTTGTTAAATATCTGAAATTAAAGAACACCATTTGGTCCATGGTGCTGCCGGGAGCAGTAAATGCTTATACACTGATTATTGTCCGTAACTTTTTCGAAGGGATCCCTGCTTCCCTTGAGGAATCCGCAAGAATTGACGGTGCATCAGAAATGAAAATCCTTATGTCCATCGTACTGCCCCTTTCAAAACCGGTTTTGGCAACAACCTCCCTGTGGAGTCTGGTATATCACTGGAACAGCTGGTTTGATTGTATGCTATACATTCCAGACCAAAGTAAGTACGTATTGCAAATGGTATTACGGAACATATTGATTCAAGGCCAGATTCAGGATGTCGGTGCAGCTGCCGCAGGTGCGGTTAATAATGAAACCATGAAAATGGCTACTCTGGTAGTTTCTGTCATCCCAATTATTGCTATATATCCATTCCTGCAAAAATATTTTGTACAAGGCGTCATGGTAGGTGCTGTAAAAGAATAG
- a CDS encoding ABC transporter permease gives MKNKKKSDLSFSPARTLTLAEQYKRHWPLIAMLSPVLLYYLIFRYAPMTGIILAFKDFKFNLGILNSPWAKENGLGHFVKMFHGIYFWPVFRNTIIIGFYKIIIGFPVPIFLALLFNEIKNVKFKKAAQTITYMPYFISWIVLASIVIEVLSPSRGFVNYFLGLFGIEPQFFVGDPKYFRWVIVFSYVWRNAGYQTIVFLAAMSGINPELYEAAEMDGAGRIQRIIHVTIPSIMPTIAIMFIMAMGGIMTDDFDQVYNLLNSNVMNVGDVISTYTYRVGLEQMNFSYAIAVGLFKNIIALIFLTGSNYISKKVTDSSLF, from the coding sequence ATGAAAAATAAGAAAAAATCAGATTTAAGTTTTTCACCGGCCAGAACCCTGACATTGGCGGAGCAATATAAAAGACACTGGCCGCTTATCGCTATGCTGTCTCCTGTACTGCTCTATTATCTGATTTTCCGATATGCACCGATGACAGGCATTATTCTGGCGTTTAAGGATTTCAAGTTTAACCTGGGCATTTTAAATAGTCCATGGGCAAAAGAGAATGGGCTGGGACATTTTGTTAAAATGTTTCATGGTATTTATTTCTGGCCCGTATTCAGAAATACCATAATTATTGGCTTTTATAAAATTATAATCGGCTTTCCAGTACCAATTTTCCTGGCATTGTTGTTTAATGAAATCAAAAATGTAAAATTTAAAAAGGCAGCGCAAACAATTACATATATGCCTTATTTCATATCGTGGATTGTCCTTGCCAGTATTGTTATTGAAGTACTGTCTCCATCAAGGGGTTTTGTCAACTATTTCCTGGGACTATTTGGAATAGAGCCTCAATTCTTTGTGGGAGATCCAAAATATTTCCGCTGGGTTATCGTTTTCTCTTATGTTTGGAGAAATGCCGGTTATCAGACGATCGTTTTCCTTGCAGCCATGTCCGGAATTAATCCGGAGCTGTACGAAGCAGCTGAGATGGATGGTGCAGGACGCATACAGAGAATTATTCATGTAACAATTCCTTCTATCATGCCAACGATTGCGATTATGTTCATTATGGCCATGGGCGGCATCATGACCGATGACTTTGACCAGGTGTATAACCTGCTTAATTCCAATGTTATGAATGTAGGAGATGTAATTTCAACATACACATACCGGGTCGGCTTAGAACAAATGAACTTTTCTTATGCAATTGCTGTCGGTTTATTTAAAAATATCATAGCACTAATATTTTTAACCGGAAGCAATTATATTTCGAAAAAAGTTACAGATTCATCACTGTTCTAG
- a CDS encoding extracellular solute-binding protein — protein MKKRSLSFILACALSITSLTACGSSKKAEATTAAAAEAAADQTQAASGEASIYEKFQKRDPITIKWLAYNTYGQPDEANSKIIQEVEKKYNVKFDFWFVDDQQWDQVLGVKLASGEMPDIMKIKNINNTSVYYDQGVLAEITDDILNKMPHYKATIEKYDTDHNIWVDTMINGKRYALKSLNYDSSYPTTLVWRKDWLKNVGIDKIPETIDEWEEAMKRFTENDPDGNGKKDTYGMSNTTMNAIFGAYGAIPLKEFRSNGTQNLFMTKKDGKLVYAATQPETRQALEKLADWYKKGYIDPEFVTGENTGGYWADSQAFNNDKIGVTGMSMIAHWNPDGTGKVFDGFAALHPDVKWGETIECGPAPKGPEGYSGTHTWGIAGGSFGFTTEAMKDPDKIEVLCQLIDDNFADFDFATKLKWGYEGEDYKIEDSNYIPNTMKYPDFAASTVGGINVLNLTISNPDHTKIWYKKIFGFTDKYKSASYVDEKYPITESQNEFLTDLKSKTLETYTNIITGKSDITSFDEFVDLFNNKMGGSIIENEINAEMGNQ, from the coding sequence ATGAAAAAAAGAAGTTTAAGTTTTATCCTGGCATGTGCTTTGTCTATAACCTCATTAACTGCATGCGGATCATCGAAGAAGGCAGAAGCAACGACTGCTGCCGCAGCTGAGGCTGCAGCAGATCAAACACAGGCTGCCTCAGGAGAAGCGTCTATTTATGAAAAGTTTCAAAAGAGGGATCCCATCACAATCAAATGGTTAGCTTACAACACCTATGGGCAGCCAGACGAAGCTAATTCTAAAATCATTCAGGAAGTAGAAAAAAAGTACAATGTGAAATTTGATTTCTGGTTCGTTGATGATCAGCAGTGGGATCAGGTTCTAGGCGTTAAACTTGCTTCAGGAGAAATGCCTGATATCATGAAAATAAAGAACATCAACAACACAAGCGTTTACTATGACCAGGGAGTTTTAGCTGAGATCACCGATGATATATTAAATAAAATGCCCCATTACAAAGCAACCATTGAAAAGTATGATACGGATCATAACATTTGGGTGGATACCATGATCAATGGAAAGCGTTACGCATTAAAGTCACTTAACTATGACTCATCATATCCTACAACTCTTGTATGGAGAAAAGACTGGCTCAAAAATGTAGGGATTGATAAGATTCCAGAAACAATTGATGAATGGGAAGAAGCCATGAAACGTTTCACTGAAAACGACCCGGACGGCAATGGTAAGAAAGATACCTATGGTATGTCTAACACTACCATGAATGCAATCTTTGGTGCTTATGGCGCGATTCCATTAAAAGAATTCCGATCAAACGGCACACAGAACCTGTTCATGACCAAGAAAGACGGAAAACTTGTTTATGCTGCAACACAGCCGGAAACAAGACAGGCGCTTGAAAAACTAGCAGATTGGTATAAAAAAGGTTACATTGATCCTGAATTCGTAACAGGGGAAAATACCGGGGGATACTGGGCGGATTCACAAGCATTTAATAATGATAAAATCGGAGTTACCGGCATGTCCATGATAGCACACTGGAATCCAGATGGAACAGGCAAGGTTTTTGACGGGTTTGCAGCGCTTCATCCAGATGTTAAATGGGGCGAGACGATCGAATGCGGTCCGGCACCAAAAGGACCGGAAGGATATAGCGGGACTCACACATGGGGAATCGCCGGCGGAAGCTTTGGCTTTACGACAGAAGCAATGAAAGATCCCGATAAGATCGAAGTGCTTTGTCAGTTGATCGATGATAACTTTGCAGATTTTGATTTTGCAACGAAACTAAAATGGGGCTATGAAGGTGAAGATTATAAAATTGAAGATTCAAATTATATCCCCAACACCATGAAATATCCGGATTTTGCTGCTTCAACAGTTGGCGGAATAAATGTACTTAATTTGACGATTTCCAATCCTGATCACACGAAAATCTGGTACAAAAAAATCTTTGGATTTACCGATAAGTATAAAAGTGCCAGTTATGTGGATGAGAAATACCCAATAACGGAAAGCCAGAATGAATTCCTTACAGACTTAAAGAGCAAAACACTGGAAACTTATACTAATATTATTACCGGAAAAAGTGACATCACATCATTTGATGAATTCGTAGATCTTTTTAATAATAAGATGGGCGGTTCTATCATTGAAAATGAAATCAACGCAGAGATGGGGAATCAGTAA
- a CDS encoding helix-turn-helix domain-containing protein, protein MNLKQRLNLLSTNARIFMVYSALTIIILFIAIAISYQYNRGLLTSEIRKSSNSLMDIYSTAINDQYIEAIDRIIAKEFISSTGSVRLMSFYKDTPTLSYSEYYNEINSIMLSNDFITSVFIYNMANDVSISTERGLTIGLLGGDNKTADAREISLVNYATLTDMKSQWISPSINDHLAAPYTSNTLSRVIPIPLLGKNKKGVMIVEMKADSVFQTKSGEEDEAFNLYILNTKGEIFAKNSNLTDVSEVVFPMEHLIHSSSGIYICKENGHEIAYKAKKLNSEDLYLVSRNESSSLYKSSRVLLRITITVLIFFSLLSIFIIRLVSNAVSKHWLNLYKNMQIKLMEGGQKSNDSLVIPGGDAMNRLISQTKDAIIYKLMTDLIFGCISAEDEFFTSASTIGKEFYGKKYWLILCEIDKTMINRLSLVEREMLAIDIKNIFEDLYGSYQLSIYLDMNHIVSLVNIDNKKLNEESAAIFKHISSRIEGSFNLIISNPYEDILHSSACYQTLLDNKNFRFLYGYSHIFFFEEVERWKQSAISLQDSQLDSIINGLQAGRDEAIAAIRKAVEDMLEAHCSCVSMYDALFSILQTICRFIYGRQVTGKGMEGSMLKQFQDLETVEDYIIWCDELISYYFEKVAERNLCINGEYMLKISSYIMEHIEEDVSLGKLSAIFHISTGHLSRSFKDILGVAYSDFVLDAKLERGAQMLVEGNEPIKNIISFLGYETPSYFTKIFKNKYGVTPSQYRKEQTKAI, encoded by the coding sequence ATGAATTTGAAACAAAGATTGAATCTTTTAAGTACGAATGCCAGAATTTTTATGGTTTATTCGGCGTTGACTATTATAATTTTGTTTATAGCAATTGCCATATCATATCAATATAACCGCGGTTTATTAACCAGTGAGATACGTAAATCCAGCAACAGTCTAATGGATATCTACAGCACTGCCATTAATGATCAGTACATAGAGGCTATTGACAGAATCATTGCAAAAGAATTCATTTCCTCCACAGGATCAGTCCGGCTTATGTCATTTTATAAGGATACCCCGACTCTGTCTTACTCTGAATATTATAATGAAATAAATTCTATCATGTTGTCCAATGATTTTATTACATCTGTTTTCATTTATAATATGGCCAATGATGTTTCCATATCCACCGAAAGAGGTCTAACCATAGGTTTGCTTGGAGGGGATAATAAAACAGCCGATGCCAGAGAAATTTCCTTAGTAAACTACGCAACATTAACAGATATGAAGAGCCAGTGGATTTCTCCGTCAATCAATGATCATTTAGCTGCTCCATATACTTCTAACACTTTATCACGTGTCATACCAATTCCTCTTCTGGGAAAAAATAAAAAAGGCGTCATGATCGTAGAAATGAAAGCGGATTCTGTGTTTCAGACTAAATCAGGGGAAGAGGACGAAGCATTCAATTTATATATTCTTAACACAAAAGGAGAAATTTTTGCTAAAAACAGCAATCTCACTGATGTCAGTGAAGTGGTTTTCCCCATGGAACATCTGATTCATTCCAGCAGCGGCATATACATTTGTAAGGAGAATGGACACGAAATTGCTTATAAAGCTAAAAAGCTGAATTCTGAAGATTTATATCTGGTAAGCCGTAATGAATCCTCTTCACTATATAAGAGCAGCAGGGTTTTACTGCGCATTACCATAACAGTGCTGATTTTTTTCAGCTTACTAAGCATCTTCATAATACGTCTGGTATCGAATGCTGTTTCAAAGCATTGGCTGAATCTGTATAAAAATATGCAGATCAAGCTGATGGAAGGCGGACAGAAATCAAACGATTCACTTGTTATTCCTGGGGGAGATGCTATGAACAGACTGATTTCCCAGACCAAAGATGCGATTATTTACAAGCTTATGACGGATTTGATCTTCGGATGTATTTCAGCAGAGGATGAATTCTTCACATCTGCATCCACGATAGGCAAAGAGTTCTATGGTAAAAAGTATTGGCTCATTTTATGCGAGATTGACAAAACAATGATCAACCGATTAAGCCTAGTTGAACGTGAGATGTTAGCAATAGACATAAAAAACATCTTTGAAGATCTTTATGGTAGTTACCAGTTAAGCATTTATTTAGACATGAATCATATCGTTTCCCTTGTAAATATTGATAATAAGAAATTGAACGAAGAGTCCGCAGCTATATTTAAACACATTTCTTCCAGGATTGAAGGTTCATTTAACTTGATTATCAGTAATCCATACGAAGACATACTGCACAGCAGTGCCTGTTACCAGACTTTACTGGATAATAAAAATTTCAGGTTTTTATATGGATATTCTCATATCTTTTTCTTTGAAGAAGTCGAAAGATGGAAGCAGAGCGCCATAAGTCTTCAGGATTCACAGCTGGATTCTATCATAAATGGACTTCAGGCAGGCAGGGATGAAGCGATAGCAGCTATCAGGAAGGCCGTAGAAGATATGTTAGAAGCTCATTGTTCCTGTGTCTCCATGTATGATGCTCTTTTTTCCATCCTGCAAACCATATGCAGATTCATCTATGGCAGGCAGGTTACCGGAAAGGGAATGGAAGGTTCCATGCTAAAGCAATTTCAGGATTTGGAGACGGTAGAAGATTATATTATTTGGTGCGACGAACTGATAAGCTATTATTTTGAAAAAGTCGCAGAACGTAATTTATGTATAAACGGAGAATATATGTTAAAAATTTCTTCTTATATCATGGAACATATTGAGGAGGATGTTTCACTTGGTAAGCTATCCGCTATTTTCCACATTTCTACCGGTCATTTAAGCAGATCCTTTAAAGATATACTGGGAGTTGCATATTCGGATTTCGTTTTAGATGCGAAGCTTGAGCGGGGAGCACAGATGCTGGTTGAAGGTAATGAACCAATTAAAAACATCATCAGCTTTCTTGGTTATGAAACCCCATCCTATTTTACTAAAATTTTCAAGAATAAGTATGGTGTTACGCCTTCTCAGTATAGGAAAGAGCAAACAAAGGCAATATAG
- a CDS encoding D-alanyl-D-alanine carboxypeptidase family protein has product MNRRIKVLISCILVSQLFLMTVYAKPDWPSDTGIQAEAGIVIDGDSGAVIFGQNIHAPYPPASITKILTALIVLENAKLDDMVTFSKDAIYNVEEGSGNKLNVDTGDKLSVEDCLYSLILHSCNQAANALAEHVAGSREGFVDMMNDKIKELGCTESHFDNPSGLNGDTQYVTAYDMAFIAKAAYSNKKLVEISSAISHNIPPTSNNPEGLTIYNEHRLVKTKDTKSEFYCPSAVAGKTGYLIKAGNTLVTYGEQDGKRLISVILKGSPKQYFIDGKALLEFGFSRFENFPVTGNETSYISGEDPVEIKGTSYKPSDLELEPDSAITLPKGAEFSQADKTLVTELPKGSPKGAVAMIQYTYNDRKVGQAYLMEKNAPEPTSQESEQGSTDAKPVESETNSGGNKKSSDNKGSRVLTIAGIAAFLGLAGGGTGFFIYKKKKEAREIALRREERRRRLKAEGAEEAFEKILKQRRNKK; this is encoded by the coding sequence GTGAATCGGAGGATAAAAGTACTGATTAGCTGCATATTGGTCAGCCAGCTGTTTCTAATGACTGTATATGCGAAACCGGACTGGCCGTCTGATACGGGCATCCAGGCGGAAGCCGGGATTGTTATAGACGGGGATTCAGGGGCCGTCATATTTGGCCAGAATATCCATGCCCCTTATCCGCCAGCCAGCATAACGAAGATTTTGACTGCTCTTATTGTTTTAGAGAACGCGAAACTCGACGACATGGTGACCTTTTCAAAGGATGCCATTTACAATGTGGAGGAGGGCAGCGGCAATAAATTAAATGTTGATACAGGTGACAAGCTTTCTGTGGAAGACTGTCTCTACTCTCTGATCCTTCATTCCTGCAACCAGGCAGCGAATGCTCTTGCGGAGCATGTGGCCGGCAGCAGAGAGGGATTTGTAGACATGATGAATGATAAGATCAAGGAGCTTGGCTGTACGGAAAGCCATTTTGACAACCCGTCAGGGCTTAATGGAGACACCCAGTATGTGACTGCCTATGATATGGCATTCATAGCAAAGGCTGCTTACAGCAATAAAAAGCTTGTGGAGATCAGCTCTGCAATCAGCCATAATATTCCTCCCACATCCAATAATCCGGAGGGGCTTACCATTTACAACGAGCATCGTCTGGTAAAGACCAAGGATACAAAGAGTGAATTTTATTGTCCGTCAGCAGTGGCAGGAAAGACTGGATATCTAATTAAAGCAGGAAATACCCTTGTGACCTATGGGGAGCAGGATGGAAAAAGGCTTATCTCCGTTATTTTAAAGGGAAGCCCAAAGCAATATTTTATTGATGGTAAAGCTCTTTTGGAATTTGGCTTCAGCCGTTTTGAAAACTTCCCTGTTACAGGGAATGAAACCAGTTATATATCAGGGGAAGATCCTGTTGAGATAAAAGGGACATCTTATAAACCCTCTGATCTGGAATTAGAACCGGACAGCGCAATAACCCTTCCCAAAGGAGCCGAGTTCTCCCAGGCGGATAAGACTCTTGTAACAGAGCTTCCGAAAGGAAGTCCAAAAGGGGCGGTAGCTATGATCCAATATACCTACAATGACAGAAAGGTGGGCCAGGCCTACTTAATGGAAAAGAATGCTCCGGAACCAACGAGCCAGGAATCAGAACAGGGATCCACAGATGCAAAACCAGTGGAATCAGAAACAAATTCAGGCGGCAATAAAAAGTCATCGGATAATAAGGGAAGCAGAGTGCTTACGATAGCTGGAATTGCTGCTTTTCTTGGACTGGCAGGCGGCGGAACCGGATTTTTCATTTATAAGAAAAAGAAAGAGGCCAGAGAGATTGCTCTCAGAAGAGAAGAGAGAAGGCGGCGCTTAAAAGCGGAAGGGGCAGAAGAAGCGTTTGAAAAGATTTTAAAACAACGCCGGAATAAAAAATAA
- a CDS encoding arabinosylfuranosidase ArfA, giving the protein MEFHKVKMVIDREFPIAQVDERIYGSFIEHLGRAVYDGIYCPEHVSADENGFRDDVKELIRELNVPIIRYPGGNFVSGFNWEDSVGPLNDRPRRLDLAWKSLEENKVGLNEFTTWARSAGSDVMMAVNLGTRGIADACNLLEYCNHPGNSKYSDLRISHGYKEPHNIKTWCLGNEMDGPWQIGHKTMEEYGRLAEETAKAMKIIDPDIELVACGSSYLTIPTFPDWEAVTLWHTYDYVDYISMHQYYGNQKGDSQDFLASSDDMDQFIRTVIATCDFVKAKKRGKKDIKISFDEWNVWYHSNAADDDITKNHPWQVAPPMLEDIYNFEDALLVGLMLITLLKHADRVKMACLAQLVNVIAPIMTEAKGGKTWRQTIFYPFMHASKYGRGTALVPVISTPKFDTSAHEDVTAVEAVSVYNEVLHEVTIFAVNRDLKKDAELTVDVRSFEGYRVLEHVVLESDDLKAENGPFCQRVAPKQTSQSALDGDTMISTLHKASWNVIRLGK; this is encoded by the coding sequence ATGGAGTTTCACAAAGTAAAAATGGTAATTGACAGGGAGTTTCCCATTGCACAGGTCGATGAAAGAATCTATGGCTCCTTTATAGAACATCTGGGGCGGGCTGTATACGACGGGATTTACTGTCCGGAACATGTATCTGCTGATGAAAATGGCTTCCGGGATGATGTGAAGGAACTGATACGGGAATTAAATGTTCCTATCATCCGGTATCCTGGAGGCAACTTTGTATCTGGCTTTAACTGGGAGGACAGCGTGGGGCCTTTAAATGATCGACCCAGGCGTCTGGATCTGGCCTGGAAAAGTCTGGAGGAGAATAAGGTCGGCCTAAATGAATTTACAACATGGGCCAGAAGTGCAGGCTCTGATGTAATGATGGCGGTAAACTTAGGAACCAGAGGAATTGCGGATGCATGCAATCTGCTGGAATACTGTAATCATCCGGGCAACAGCAAATACAGTGATTTAAGAATCAGCCACGGTTATAAGGAGCCTCATAACATAAAGACCTGGTGCCTGGGAAATGAGATGGATGGCCCATGGCAGATCGGACATAAGACCATGGAGGAATATGGGCGTCTGGCAGAAGAGACGGCAAAGGCCATGAAGATCATTGACCCTGACATTGAACTGGTTGCCTGCGGAAGTTCATACTTAACCATACCTACGTTCCCGGACTGGGAGGCAGTGACTCTTTGGCATACCTATGATTACGTTGATTACATATCCATGCACCAGTATTATGGGAACCAAAAGGGGGACAGCCAGGATTTTCTTGCTTCCTCCGATGATATGGATCAGTTTATCCGCACCGTCATTGCCACCTGTGATTTTGTAAAGGCCAAAAAGAGGGGCAAAAAGGATATTAAGATCAGCTTTGATGAGTGGAATGTCTGGTATCACTCCAATGCGGCGGATGATGACATCACGAAAAACCATCCATGGCAGGTCGCACCTCCTATGCTGGAGGACATTTACAACTTTGAAGATGCTCTTTTGGTAGGTCTTATGCTTATTACCCTGTTAAAGCATGCGGACCGGGTGAAGATGGCATGTCTGGCCCAGCTTGTAAACGTGATCGCACCCATTATGACGGAAGCCAAAGGCGGAAAGACATGGAGACAGACAATCTTTTATCCATTTATGCATGCCTCCAAATATGGACGGGGAACGGCCCTTGTTCCGGTCATCAGTACGCCAAAGTTCGATACGTCAGCCCATGAAGATGTGACTGCGGTAGAAGCTGTGTCCGTATACAATGAGGTTCTTCATGAAGTTACCATTTTTGCGGTGAACAGAGATCTTAAAAAGGATGCGGAATTGACTGTTGATGTGAGGAGCTTTGAAGGATACCGGGTTCTGGAGCATGTGGTTTTGGAAAGCGATGATTTGAAAGCGGAGAACGGGCCTTTTTGCCAACGTGTGGCTCCAAAGCAAACCAGTCAGTCTGCACTGGATGGCGATACCATGATAAGTACCTTGCACAAGGCGTCATGGAATGTGATCCGTCTTGGAAAATAA
- the araA gene encoding L-arabinose isomerase: MVKKEYKFWFATGSQDLYGEECLRNVAYHSRIITERLNASGALPYEVILKPVLIDNTSIRRLFHEANTDESCAGVITWMHTFSPAKSWILGLQEYRKPLLHLHTQFNREIPYDTIDMDFMNENQSAHGDREFGHMVTRMGIPRKVIAGHWDDEGVQRRIGSWMRTAVGIMESSHIRVVRVADNMRNVAVTEGDKVEAQMKFGWEIDAYPVNEITDYVKDVAAGDISSLVEEYYSRYEILTESMGHEEFKNHVAVQAQIELGFERFLKDKDYQAIVTHFGDLGSLKQLPGLAIQRLMEKGYGFGAEGDWKTAAMVRLMKIMTEGAKDAKGTSFMEDYTYNLVPGKEGILQAHMLEVCPTIADGTVGIRVNPLSMGEREAPARLVFTAKEGKGIATSLIDLGSRFRLIINTVNCKKTEKTMPKLPVATAFWTPEPNLTTGAESWILAGGAHHTAFTYDLSAEQMGDWAEAMGIEAVFIDEKTTIRDLKNELRWNSMAYR, from the coding sequence ATGGTGAAAAAAGAATATAAATTTTGGTTTGCAACAGGCTCTCAGGATCTTTACGGTGAGGAATGCTTAAGGAATGTTGCGTATCATTCACGAATCATCACGGAAAGACTGAACGCATCCGGTGCTCTTCCCTATGAGGTGATTTTAAAACCGGTGCTGATTGATAATACCTCCATACGCAGGCTGTTTCATGAAGCTAACACCGATGAGTCCTGCGCCGGCGTGATTACCTGGATGCATACCTTTTCTCCTGCTAAGTCCTGGATCTTAGGGCTTCAGGAGTACCGGAAGCCTTTGCTTCATCTGCACACCCAGTTTAACCGGGAAATTCCCTACGATACCATTGATATGGATTTCATGAATGAGAACCAGTCGGCCCACGGCGACCGGGAATTCGGGCATATGGTCACCAGAATGGGGATTCCGAGAAAGGTGATCGCAGGTCATTGGGATGATGAAGGAGTCCAGAGGCGGATCGGTTCCTGGATGCGGACTGCGGTGGGAATTATGGAAAGCAGTCATATCCGCGTGGTCCGGGTTGCGGACAATATGAGAAACGTGGCGGTTACTGAAGGGGATAAGGTAGAAGCCCAGATGAAATTCGGTTGGGAGATCGATGCCTATCCAGTCAATGAAATCACAGATTATGTAAAGGATGTGGCAGCAGGTGATATCTCTTCCCTAGTAGAGGAATATTACAGCAGATACGAAATTTTAACGGAAAGTATGGGCCATGAGGAATTTAAGAACCATGTGGCGGTTCAGGCGCAGATCGAGCTTGGCTTTGAACGGTTTTTAAAGGATAAGGATTATCAGGCAATAGTCACTCATTTTGGGGATTTAGGCTCTTTAAAGCAGCTTCCCGGCCTTGCCATCCAGCGCCTAATGGAAAAGGGCTATGGCTTCGGGGCGGAAGGAGACTGGAAGACAGCAGCCATGGTGCGCCTGATGAAGATCATGACCGAAGGGGCAAAGGACGCGAAGGGAACTTCCTTTATGGAGGATTACACCTACAACCTGGTTCCCGGCAAAGAAGGGATCTTACAGGCCCACATGCTGGAGGTTTGCCCCACCATCGCGGATGGAACAGTTGGCATCAGGGTAAATCCGCTGTCCATGGGAGAGAGGGAAGCACCTGCACGTCTTGTATTTACTGCAAAGGAAGGGAAGGGGATAGCAACATCCCTGATTGATCTGGGCAGCCGTTTTCGCTTGATTATCAACACTGTAAATTGTAAAAAGACGGAAAAGACCATGCCAAAGCTTCCGGTTGCCACTGCGTTCTGGACACCTGAGCCAAACCTTACCACAGGAGCGGAGAGCTGGATTTTAGCCGGCGGCGCCCACCATACGGCCTTTACCTATGATCTGTCGGCAGAACAGATGGGTGACTGGGCGGAAGCTATGGGAATTGAAGCTGTTTTCATTGATGAAAAAACCACCATCAGAGATTTGAAAAATGAATTGAGATGGAATTCTATGGCGTATCGTTAA